The window ACCGAGCGCACCCTGGAACAGGGGATCACGAAACAACTCAAGGTAGTTGTCGACGCCGACCGCGGTCCCGTCGCGCTCGCCGTCGCCGGTGAACGAGAAGTTGACGCCGAGCAGGAGAGGCCACAGCCGCAGTACGACGATGGTCAGCACAGCCGGCGCCACCAGGACGTACGGGGCGAGCCGTTCGCCCCGACGCGCGGCGGGTGTCGCCACGGGCTCAGCCCGCTTGATCGGAGTCAGCCAACTGCCGCACCGCCTCGTCGACGGTCACCGAGCCGCTGAGGAGCTGCTGGGACAGTCGGCCCATCAGTTCCAGGGTCTGCGAGGAGAGCGCCACGTGCAGGGCGGGTTTGCCGGAACTTAGCTCCGGCACCATCGCGGCGACGGCCGGCCCGGCCTGCGACACGTCGATCGTGGTGTCCGAGGCGATCGCACCGGCCTCGGCGTAGAAGGCATTCAGCGCTTCGGTCGAGGTCAGGGACCGGACCAGGGCTGCCGCAGCCGCCGGATCCGTCGTCCACTTCGCCACCCCGTAGCCGATGCCACCGTCGTAGGGCAGACTCGGAACGGCTCCAGCGGTGGCCACCGGGGCGGCCATCACGCCGAGCTCGTCGGCGGGCAGGAACTCGCCGAAGTCCTTCCAGTGCCCGACGTCGGACATCAACCCGATCACGTGGGCGGCCTTCCCGGACTGGAAGAGCGCGAAGGAGTCGTTGAACATCGCCGTCGAGTTGGCGCCCTCGTTGTTGAGCCCCTTGTCACCGGCTTCCTTCCACAGTTGGAAGATCCGTTTGACGTTGGCGGACTCCCAGTCACGCTTCCCGTCGATCCAGGCGTCGTACTCGTCGGGGGTCAGGATTCCTGACGCCAGGCCCGACATGAAGAACTGGATGCCGTAGCCTTCCTTGTTTCCAAGCGCGAGACAGTCGGCACCGGTCGTCTCGATGATCGCCGCGCAGTCGTCGACGAACTCGTTCCAGGTCGTGGCCGGACTGTCCGGGTCGAGCCCCGCGTCCGCGTAGAGCGCCTTGTTGTAGTAGATCGGATGCCCCTGCAGGGTCACCGGTGCGGCGTAGGTCCGGCCGTCGCTGGTGAACGCCTCCCACCCGGCCAGCCGCTGCCGGTCATCGGCCACGTACTCGTCGAGCGGTAGGAGCGCGTCGACCCGGTCGCGGATCTGACCGCCGCCGTTGAACAGAACGACGTCGGGCCCCTTGCCGGCCTGGATGGCCGCACCGAGCAGGGTGTAGTACTGGTCGAAAGGTTGGGCGACGAACTCGACGGTGACGTCCGGGTGTTTGCTGGCGAAGTCCGCCTTCGCCTTGTCGATGTAGGCGGCGGCGCTCGCGTCGCCGGACTTCCAGTCCCAGACCACCAGTTTGCCGTTCGGGTCACCAGACGAGGATTGCGATCCGGTGGCGCTCCCGCAGCCCGCCAGGGCCAGGCCCGCGACAAGAATGGCCGACACCACTGCTCGGTGCTTCATCGCTGCTCGCTTTCGGAGAGGGGGGCCGGGTGGAACCGGTCATCGGGCGCGAAACATGAACGTAACTCGTATGACGTCTGACGTCAAGAGTGAGACGTACACTGACCACGGAGGTCGTGGCACGGCGGCCACCCCGGAGGGAACGATGACGGCAACGCAGCACACCGCCTTGAACGCTTCGACGCCTCCGGCCTGGACACGACGGCCGGCCAACCTCGCCACGGCGGTCACCGCTGAGCTCGTGCAACGAATCGTGCGCGGGGTGCACCCGTCAGGCACGACGCTGCCGGCCGAACCGGTCCTCTGCGAGACCTTCTCGGTGAGCCGGACGGTCGTCCGGGAAGCCGTGAAGATCCTCCAGGAAAAAGGGCTGGTGCAGATCCGCCAGGGCAGCGGAACCATCGTCACGCCGACGTCGATGTGGGACATGCTCGACGAGCACGTCCTCGGGGCGACCATCGCCGAGGACGACAGCCTGGCGATCCTCGACGACCTCGTCGTGACCCGGCGCGTGCTGGAGTCGGACATGGCCAACGTCGCCGCCCGCCTGGCCGACCAGGACACCATCGACCGGCTGCACGCCCTGGTCGAACGGATGGACGAACTCGTCGACGACCACGTCACGTACCACGAGCATGACCGGGCCTTCCACGACACGGTCATGCAGGCATCCGGGAACCGCATCGCCCGAGGCGTCATCCGCGCGTTGGAGAGCCAGGTCGTCAACACGGCCCGGTACATGGGCCGGACCGAGCGGGCCCTGTGCGTGGCATCCAACCGCGGCCACCGGCGAATCTACGAACGCATCGCCGCCCACGACCCGGAAGGCGCCGCGGCGGCGATGTTCACGCACATCACCGAAGCCTGGCTCGTCCGCCGCAGCGGACCAGGCGAGCCCGTCCGGCTGCAACGGTAGGGCCAGTCCCCCGACACGCCGTTGGCCGGGTTCCCGTACGGAACCCGGCCAGCGCACCTGTCATCGATCAGGCGGAGTAGCCGCGCTTGGCGGTCCAGTCGGCCAGCACGTCGAGGTCCATCCAGTACTCCTGACCCTCGAAGTACGGGTCAGCGATCTTCACCGTGTCACCACCATCCCGGTAACCCGTCACCGTCAGGTAATGCCCACCCTCATACGAGTGCGCCACCCCGTCGACGTCCGACGCCGTACCCATGATGTTCGCCACCACCGCCCGGTCGTCGTCCACCGCCTCACGCACATCCGCCCGCAACTTCTCCACATGCTCCGGCTTCGCCGCGGCCGCACCGATCGACACCGTCTCGTACTCGGCCTCACCGGTCACCTCGTTCAGCACCCGGGTCGTCTCCTCCGCCGAATCCGTACCGGCCTCGGTCGTCCCCAACTTGCCCGCCACCTCATCCTGCGACGGAGCATGACCCTGCGCCGTCAACGCGATCCGCGTCGCCGCCGGCCCGCAGTAGTAGAAATTCGGCTGCGCCTCGTACTGCACCCGCACCTCACGCGCACCACCATCGGCGGCACCCGGACCAGCGGCCTGCGCCGCCACCGCAGGAGCGGCCACCACACCACCAGCGGTCAACAGACCAGCAACCGACAGAGCAGACTTACGGAAAATCGTGTTCATAGCAGAATCTCCGTTCCGAGGGGAATGAACCGGACACCGGACCCACCGGATCGATGACCGGTCACGAACGGGACAGAACAGAACACGCACAAAGACAGAACACGCACCAGAAAGTCGAACTGACTGACGCCCTCCGACCCGCGCACACCCACCGGTCCAGGCGGGAGGCGGTCTCACCGGCGCACCAGATACAACCACCCGGGGGTGCCCGGCATTCCGCACCCGGCGGGGCCGCAGAACCGGCCGTACCCGCGCCGGGCGACAGATCAGGCGGACCAGGCCCGACAGATCAGCCGGGCCGCTCGCCTACTCGGTCCAACGCCAGGATCCAACGCCGCCCGCCCGCCCGATGTTCCGCCGGCCAGACCACCCGCGAACCTCGCATCATGCCGCAAGCCACCCAAAAGGTAGCCTTGATCTACTTCGCGTCAGCGAACAGCCGTACGGCGTGTCGCGTGGCTCAACCGAAGTGGATCAAAGACTGCGACGGGCCTGGACTGGCCTCAGCTTCCGTTCACGGCGATGATCCGGTCGATCAGGCCGCCGCCGGGGAAGTCGAGCATCATCATGCCGGTACGGCGTACCGGCGGGTGCACCTGCGGCCCTTCGTCGAGGTATACCAGCAGGAACGGGTTGACGCCCTGGACGCCGAGCGCACCGCCAGCCACCGCCGCCGGGGTGGCGAAGACGCTGGAACCGCTGGCGAAGTTGACGTACAGCTTGGTCGGGTCGCCGGAGCTGGTGGCGTCGAGGTGCCGGCGGACCTGGTCGCGTTTGGTGGCGATCGCCCCGACGTTGGGCACGTTGTACTCGTCCTGCACATACGTGGACGAGCCATGCCCCCAGTCGGTGAACTGGGCGAGCCCGTACTGGCCGTACCGGCCGCCGCGCGGACCGTGCGCCACGGCGAGGACGATCTTGCCGCGCACCGCACCGAGCGTCGGGGTGGCCGCAGCCGCCGAGCGGTTCACCGACGACGCCCAGAACAGCCCCGGTCGGGCGCCCCGGTAGCGGTCGAAGATGTCCGGGAAGGCGAGTTGGCCGCCCGCGTCCGAGCAGGAGCCGAGTTCACCGGTGCATTCATGCTTGAGCCGCATGATCACGATCTCGGACGGTCGCCCGGTGAGGAAGTCGGCCAGCACCCGTAGCACGTCGTCGAAGTTGGCCCGCTGGTAGACCGCGCCGTGGTGGACGGTGAACGTGTTGCCGGCGTTGATCCGCACCCGGATGTCGACCACCCGGATG is drawn from Micromonospora sp. Llam0 and contains these coding sequences:
- a CDS encoding phosphatidylinositol-specific phospholipase C, whose protein sequence is MLPRVRSWRRVVAGLAVALCAAATALVALPAPALAADASYRSLRTASNPDWLRQMPDGTNLASLSLPGTHQSLSIHGGAWTQTQEDHGDSAATLAAQLDAGIRVVDIRVRINAGNTFTVHHGAVYQRANFDDVLRVLADFLTGRPSEIVIMRLKHECTGELGSCSDAGGQLAFPDIFDRYRGARPGLFWASSVNRSAAAATPTLGAVRGKIVLAVAHGPRGGRYGQYGLAQFTDWGHGSSTYVQDEYNVPNVGAIATKRDQVRRHLDATSSGDPTKLYVNFASGSSVFATPAAVAGGALGVQGVNPFLLVYLDEGPQVHPPVRRTGMMMLDFPGGGLIDRIIAVNGS
- a CDS encoding FadR/GntR family transcriptional regulator, whose protein sequence is MTATQHTALNASTPPAWTRRPANLATAVTAELVQRIVRGVHPSGTTLPAEPVLCETFSVSRTVVREAVKILQEKGLVQIRQGSGTIVTPTSMWDMLDEHVLGATIAEDDSLAILDDLVVTRRVLESDMANVAARLADQDTIDRLHALVERMDELVDDHVTYHEHDRAFHDTVMQASGNRIARGVIRALESQVVNTARYMGRTERALCVASNRGHRRIYERIAAHDPEGAAAAMFTHITEAWLVRRSGPGEPVRLQR
- a CDS encoding C39 family peptidase gives rise to the protein MNTIFRKSALSVAGLLTAGGVVAAPAVAAQAAGPGAADGGAREVRVQYEAQPNFYYCGPAATRIALTAQGHAPSQDEVAGKLGTTEAGTDSAEETTRVLNEVTGEAEYETVSIGAAAAKPEHVEKLRADVREAVDDDRAVVANIMGTASDVDGVAHSYEGGHYLTVTGYRDGGDTVKIADPYFEGQEYWMDLDVLADWTAKRGYSA
- a CDS encoding ABC transporter substrate-binding protein; translation: MKHRAVVSAILVAGLALAGCGSATGSQSSSGDPNGKLVVWDWKSGDASAAAYIDKAKADFASKHPDVTVEFVAQPFDQYYTLLGAAIQAGKGPDVVLFNGGGQIRDRVDALLPLDEYVADDRQRLAGWEAFTSDGRTYAAPVTLQGHPIYYNKALYADAGLDPDSPATTWNEFVDDCAAIIETTGADCLALGNKEGYGIQFFMSGLASGILTPDEYDAWIDGKRDWESANVKRIFQLWKEAGDKGLNNEGANSTAMFNDSFALFQSGKAAHVIGLMSDVGHWKDFGEFLPADELGVMAAPVATAGAVPSLPYDGGIGYGVAKWTTDPAAAAALVRSLTSTEALNAFYAEAGAIASDTTIDVSQAGPAVAAMVPELSSGKPALHVALSSQTLELMGRLSQQLLSGSVTVDEAVRQLADSDQAG